The genomic interval gagaagaatATGCCATCAAGCTTTTGAGCAGAGTCAGGTTGACTAGAGTCGATCTCACATATAAGGCGGAACTAGACGGACCACAGTTGTCCTTGCATATGAGGTGGAGTCGGATGGACCAGAGTTGTCCTTGCATATGAGGTGGAGTCGGATGGACCAGAGTtgtcctcgcatatgaggtagagctaggcaaaccaaacttgatcttGCATATGAGGTGGAATCACACCCATATTTTTGGAGAGGAAGTGAAGCTACACCAACATTTTGGATAAAGGGTGAAGTTGTACCAATATTTTGAAGAGGAAATGAAACCGCACAATGACTTTGGAGATGGTGTGAAGCCGCGccattagtttggagatgaagtgaaatCACGCCATCGATTTGGAGACGAAACGAAGCCATGCCacaactttggagatgaagcaaagttgcaccaacattttggagaagaaacgAAACCGCacaactttgaagatgaagcaaagtCGCGCTATTATTTTGGAGATGAAGGGAAGCCACTCCAcaactttggagatgaaacgaagttGTGTCATGATTTTGTAGACCGAGTTATTGAAGATGAAgtcgagccatgcacaccgacctttgagcttgaagatggagccgagccatgcacaccgaccttgaacttgaaaacGGAGCGGaaccatgcacaccgaccttgaacttgaagacgGAAGTGGGGTTCTGCACGccaatcttaaacttgaagatggaacagCATCGATGGATCctatgaacttgaagatggaaaagTATTGACGAGACCTTCACGTTTGAGTTCGACAAAGCATCGacaaatcctccgcatttgagtttgacaaagcatcggtgaatcctctgcacttgagcttgaagaatCAGTGAATCCTTCGCATTTGAGCTTGAAGCATCGGAAACTCCTTTGCcacttgagtttgacgaagcattaTGAAATCTTCACATTGAGGCTCGACTGTCGCGACTTTTGAAGCTTGAACCGTGGCATTTGCAAAGCCTCCAGactgagcatgaagatgaagattcaatgaagcctctaaacttgaagaaaTGGAAGAGCATCAATGAGGTCTctaaacttaaagatggaggaTGGATCTAAGTTGATTTAAAAGTGGAAGCGAAACGCATTCCAAGTGTGttgccttttatttactgtgttGGCCCCTACGAGGGATGAACATACTTCAATCCATTGTGTTTCccccaatagggatgaacatcttcaatctggagTTGTCATTCTTTAACGGGGTGATCAACGTCAATCTGATATCATACTTAGGCTAGTTGTTGGTACCTTTTTGATTGGGctaacttaaatttctttaagtttccttcgtaacctttaaagaaagggatcaaatcTTTCATGATGGTAgttcaaggtttttttttttttttttttttttttttttttttttaaatgaactgaacttgaagtttctttcaagctgcctacatacccttcataatgatagggatcaagtcataatgtagtttcaaaaagaatgttttttttatgcGCGACTGagcttaaatttctttaagttgcctatgtATCGTTTATAATAacagggatcaagtcgtaaTGTAGTTCGtacaaaggtttttttttttaacatttgttAAGCATAAAACTTCTTGAGAAGCTTGTCGTTGATTGAGCCAATTCTTAGCCCACCTTGATCAACTATCTTGTACGCTTCATTTGTGTAGACTTCTTTGATGACGTAGGGCCCATCCCATTTAGGTGTAAACTTATTCCCCGTATGTCTTGTCGTGATAATTGGTCTCCTTACGACAAGCATTAGATCACCAACTTAAAAGGACTGAGGCTTTACATGCTTATCGAAGGCTTTAGACATTCTCGACTGGTAATATTCCAATGCTTGTTGAGTTTCTAATCGTTTTTCATCTAGTGCTTCCAACTCTTGGAGCCCCAGTTTGGCATTGTCCTCTGTAGTCATCCCTTCTTGCACCGCCATTCTTAGCGATGGAATTTCTATTTCCAAAGGAAGGACAGCTTCTATCCATAAACGAGAGGGTACGGGGTGACTTCTTTAGGGGTATGGTGAGTGGTGCGATAAGCCCACAACACTTCATCGATCTTCTCCTGCCAATCTCTCTTCGACTTGGAAACAATTTTCTTCAGCAGGTTGCACAATGTCTTGTTAAATGCCTCTGCCAACCCGTTTGCGGCAACATTATACATGGATGACTTGTATtgcttgaatttgaatttttcacacaACCTGTCCATCAAACTGTTGGAGAATTGTCTCCCGTTATCTGTCACAATCCAATGGGGAATACCGTACTGATAAATGATATGAGTGCGAATAAAATCCACCACGTTTTCTTTCTTAGCTTCCCTTAGAGCGACAGCCTCAGCCCATCTTGAAAAGTAGTCAGTGGCTGCAAGGATGTAGGAGTGCGCTATTGACAACTTGGATGTTATAGGGCCGACCAAATCAAGCCCCCATGCTTCGAAAGGCCACAAGGCTATGGTCGGATGCAGAGGCTCAGGCggttgttgaatgaaatttgcGTGATATTGACAGGCTTCACACTTCTTTTCATAATCCATCGAGTCCTGGATCATTCCCAGCCAATAATAACCCATtcttttcatttggaattgtagCTTTAGTCTAGCTTGATGCGTGCCGCATACGCTTGAGTGTGCTTCCTCCAAAACCTTCGTTAACTCTTATTTATTGAGGCATCGAAGGAAAAATCCTTCAAGGGATCGACGATATAGGACCCCTTTGTAGTAAATGAAATGTGCGGCCCTCCTTCGAACCTTGGTTTTACGATGGGGGTCATCTGGGAGCCTTCCATGCTCAAGGTAATCTATGATGGGCTACCGCCAGTCTTCCTCGTCAGTTAAGTAAACTGATATCACATTCATTTCCCCATATGCAGTCCCGACCGGAGGTACAACCCATCTCCACTAAAGCGATATATTAAGGGGCACATTATCCAGGACCATTAAGATAGTGGCTAGGTTTGCCAAGGCATCCGCTTTCTTGTTCTCCGTCCTCAGGACATGttcctgttgggttttatgtcctaaaaactcgcagtttgtaaaatgataaaaattttctattatcaatatacttgttattgatctcataaattgtatgaaaatctaaatctaataaactaagacctatgactattgtatgagtacttgaactttatgtggtgacataagagtggatcaggttcgagtaaatagtcaaaatgatctatggtacatgaatgaggttgggtatcttattctggtaacaccattggatgcggcctacaatgtaatcctatgcaatgagttgtaaagtgctacatacaatgtgatcctaattcgtacatattatgacatgaggagtgggggcatcctatgcaatgagtttgcataagatccggaccaagaaataagacactcttactttataacattgtttactatttaagactgactatttcacctagatgacctagtaacccgatcttaatcctgagctaactatgaactcctggttattcgggattgcccttagatttgtatagttaagggttggctcaataagactcccatttcaggggtaagactagatagataactggggatatagggtgcaagacgagttcacacctacctgatttaggaatagaagaaaggttgttctctcaagtactgaatccaggtcttgaacaaggggccccaccctcttactgggctgagagagtttggtttggtgattggatcacaaaccagttgttcattagaggttcAGTAaagacttgaggaataagacgtaatctcgagggtaaaacaaatatttgactcagccattattatgaacaacttgtgaagggtcgacttactgattatggttaaatcatgtggacataatatatctacagtgaggggagtgcaactatgggctttagtggaatgacccattagttaacgaatggagattaatttgatctaatgagtttagccaattaatctcggatcgttggagtccatgatctgtaggtccacgaggtccccctactagctcgtaatggactagctctagaatagcgtgataagttaatttgaaatgttcaaattagaattaagggaattagtaattatatgagatgtcattatgtttaattttagaattaaatggaataggagaatttatatttggatatgtgttaaaattaatttaatatttaatattaaattaattaaattttatttaataattaatttatgaagttaattaaattttaattttttaaaatcaaattttgatttttggataaaattagaaaattggaaaactaaaaacacacaaaatggaaaaaagagtttttctattatccatcacctaactagctcacacatattgcaATGTTTTGCCTttatcttctccaagcatgagctgtaactcatgcagctcttctctttaCATGTTGATCTgaaatataatgaagagattggagtgaaaatcgggcatgcaatctatagtgaatttcagagaaaattcgatttgaagaatggttcttcaacaaggttgctgtaatgagcttttctccttcatcccttgattcaagctggttttgagtcacacaactccatctagagtaccaagagaatagtggagaagatcttgaggtggcctataacaagatatggagaagattgcagctgaagaaggagctttgaagaagttctacaagaggtatgtcttgaaacccatttttctacagaaacatgctttatattatgccaaaattagtgaatttgagtgcttagatgatccttgtgatTCCCCtgctattgatacaatcctacaattggtatcagagcatcaaataagcattcaattcggtttaattttgatttggtgggtgtttatatgagaaattaaagagaattaaacagccaaagctcagaaaatcatataaattacggactcttgggaacacattaaagctcatcaagcaagagccaattaagttgtaaatcgaagaaacaagcaaaAAGGCCGAGTTGTAGTTCCAGAAAATTAGCCTCTGTTCTTATTATCGCTGTGgttccagttgctaaacgatcatctagctccagacgctacacgatgtgaagaaaatctAGAAGATCGTATAGCAACGGGCGTTGgtcattgtgatgttgaacgctagaccgatcgtgtacatgtagaagctaaacgatgcgttcaatttgctatacgataacattaagcgatcgtttatttttggtgtgggaactaaacgttatgttgaatttactatacgatggtactatgtgatcatttagcaacgatgcgctctaagcgatgcgatgaactgctacgcgatagcgctgagcgatcgtttagatgcaaagctaagcgatcgtatagacaaagtgctaaacgatgcgttgaaatttctatgcgatggaactaaacaaattgCTTATCTACAATGTTGAacgacgcgatgatgttctatacgatggagctaagcgatcgtttagctatgacggATACTAAAACGATGACATGCAATACTAAACAATGGTGTTAAGTTATTGtttagttctatacgatagaactaagcgataattatgaagagctatacgatagccctgagAGATCGCTTACCACGATCCTTTATCTTTGattgggagctaaacgatgcgtcgAGTTGCTATGCGGTAGCAatacgcgatcgtttacctctatgcgggAGCTAGGCGATGCGATGAGTTGtgatgcgatagcactacatgatcgcatacctTTGTGCGGCAGTTGGGCGATGCGTtaaatgctatgcgatggcattaaacgatcgtttaccttttcgcgcgctaaacgatcaagcatttactaaacgatctggCAAAATGTAAGACGGTGGttgtcattgctaaacgatgagacttagcaaaatgttgaacatgtgcaagggatgccggttcgaccggttctcttgtGGTCTATTCCGATTCAACTTCAAATGGTTcttggctggtccggttcagacagtttgggtccggttcaagctacttgagtttgTTTTGGAGCAGTTTGAGCGGTTCATAAcctgttttgtaatagttaggcttttgtttgattgttttttccaaaactaaaaccatatcagtctgtgtttaattatttatgcatttgatgtatgttataattaaataaatcttgtttgtgtatatagtatgtcatttagatttaaaatctcaccataggaagcatgtaacatgcattgaaagtatgttataattgttataatatacaGTATGCATGTTTGGGTTTctcgtatttaatataaatgttatattaaatgttgaatgcctcaagtatgttatggatgaataccatgtctaaagttttataagttgttataaaattgggttagacatttaaaatccataaacaacagctgcatactcacgtaggttgaccacctgttttaattgttaaaacttataaaacctaggttacaaactcaaccggtatataatcctgtctaaggctgagggtacttaagttgacggtttatggaacacctcctacctggggattatggccaaattattgagcattggtaatcggttttatgagcatacgtgagtgatgtgaggtaataaaatgatttatcacctagacatcgtaggttaaagtccaattataagagttatacttggataaaccacatagacttagggttgttttattagttgAAAAGAACCtgagtataaatatacccaaatagaatacttcagtggcagtttaataacttctatatgatatagttattagaaaacttcaatgggagattaataacatatatgat from Benincasa hispida cultivar B227 chromosome 10, ASM972705v1, whole genome shotgun sequence carries:
- the LOC120088202 gene encoding uncharacterized protein LOC120088202; its protein translation is MDYEKKCEACQYHANFIQQPPEPLHPTIALWPFEAWGLDLVGPITSKLSIAHSYILAATDYFSRWAEAVALREAKKENVVDFIRTHIIYQYGIPHWIVTDNGRQFSNSLMDRLCEKFKFKQYKSSMYNVAANGLAEAFNKTLCNLLKKIVSKSKRDWQEKIDEVLWAYRTTHHTPKEVTPYPLVYG